The following proteins are encoded in a genomic region of Micropterus dolomieu isolate WLL.071019.BEF.003 ecotype Adirondacks linkage group LG04, ASM2129224v1, whole genome shotgun sequence:
- the LOC123970359 gene encoding uncharacterized protein LOC123970359: protein MSRKMRREIPLFLFEVTVYFYTFQLCHSVSLGQREEDGFAAQQVQMSTRWERFNQDHDAQQGNRHLVKRVLQGPDLRKSTQSGVKELRPESAAFLGAPVPYFTGPTLDENDFLNVEDLSWTSGNVSWQPRASDSHSEDGYRSHLTGFDGVQGVVLGPLFDSNPHFSEWLAMRPLLQCDDKAMTFTTTGEGFKHLLVDRKGASPISPFKLPPYCGYSVRRSWNELEMMVPYDACYVTQENGSYVLPLLWWGSPLKLTCPLQLSSRARLFFPFAPSVFCSPYGMVVQINGQEQDLPMLGVTMNGDWGTFVSEACAFRIHSHREEHTFIVPYSALCITRGDGINLYLRLDDQEYILSCPVNPQFPNLSFPPAPSDPQFPQIPDPVNPAPTAPPPPPPQPPTQGQIAQLPEYPYYPYPGFHHPQLPQVYPPGPQPARPTQPTPGSPPGPQPQQQFLTTVPPATRPPKPPQSPYYPQYYLQIPHYPAPTAAPVTQTPAAFKTIPQEPQKPVAPQATSPPYSHRICGYYPYPYYHPFYPPHYPLPYPPVHQSPETTTTTRSTASTPTRPTPQIPHHKCLMERMVVFLPFAHPGSIQVRDQMKTWLFLSNVSPLCGYMLQMAEGSMVILHSPLPACHSQPRTPTTISLSLRFWDLSIAQYRTLDLQCPYSTIPKTPAPVIPSASTTPPSTTQGKISPSVVPKPEVFCSSHQMTVELPSGPISGIVVKDIKGNQMNLPDHPKYCGYSVREGKAGKIYLRVQLHSHCHMIVQGKMYITVIYMTVNGRQEAQFSCPVPIPASVQECNLPREQRLPCGPGSVSQPQCLSMGCCFSEHPPACYYPMDECTVDRHFVFSVPASLTDPSLSPAMLVSAGNSTCKPWRVTPDYALFKIPMDGCGTRRVMVGKTVIYMVEVINKVQAISLNHGTITRDSPVRLLVECRYLPSPVLSVSYLVKTPTLGPAVQTQGVFGVQLRIAKDAQYSSYYPQYHQPLQMLLGKPLYLEVRLLNTPDPSLVLLVHFCVAYPRSGKAVWLLLYNGCPNPLDPAPEQAVLLNPRPPSPQAQTRRFTISTFQFLPDGDFKDLDEEIYFMCSTEICSPHDGPCVEGCFGQ from the exons ATGTCTCGCAAAATGAGAAGAGAAAtacctttgtttttatttgaggtAACCGTTTATTTTTACACGTTTCAACTTTGTCACTCGGTAAGTTTAGGACAGCGGGAGGAGGATGGTTTTGCTGCTCAGCAAGTCCAAATGTCAACCAGGTGGGAAAGGTTTAACCAAGACCACGACGCCCAGCAGGGGAATCGGCACTTGGTTAAACGGGTTCTTCAGGGCCCAGATCTGCGTAAATCCACGCAGTCGGGTGTCAAGGAGCTTCGGCCTGAATCTGCGGCCTTTCTCGGAGCGCCAGTCCCATATTTTACTGGACCGACACTTGATGAAAATGACTTTCTTAACGTTGAAGACTTGTCTTGGACTTCTGGTAATGTCAGCTGGCAACCACGTGCCTCGGATTCACACTCTGAAGATGGATATCGATCACATCTTACAG GTTTTGATGGAGTCCAGGGGGTGGTCTTGGGCCCATTATTTGACTCCAATCCACATTTCTCTGAGTGGCTGGCAATGAGGCCTTTATTGCAGTGTGATGATAAAGCCATGACCTTCACTACCACTGGAGAAGGATTCAAGCACCTGTTAGTGGACAGAA AAGGAGCCTCTCCCATCTCCCCGTTCAAGTTACCGCCGTACTGTGGCTACTCAGTGAGAAGGTCATGGAATGAACTTGAGATGATGGTGCCTTATGATGCATGTTATGTTACACAGGAG aaTGGCAGTTATGTGCTGCCCCTGTTGTGGTGGGGCAGCCCACTGAAGCTCACCTGCCCATTGCAGCTGTCCTCTCGTGCCAGGCTTTTCTTCCCCTTTGCACCCTCAGTCTTCTGCTCCCCCTACGGGATGGTGGTGCAGATAAATGGGCAGGAGCAGGATTTACCAATGCTGGGAGTCACAA TGAATGGAGATTGGGGTACATTTGTATCTGAAGCGTGTGCTTTCCGTATCCACTCCCATCGTGAGGAGCATACCTTCATTGTCCCCTACAGTGCTCTGTGTATCACTAGAGGA gatGGCATTAATCTCTATCTTCGATTAGATGATCAGGAATACATCCTCTCCTGTCCAGTCAATCCTCAGTTTCCCAACCTCTCCTTTCCTCCAGCTCCTAGTGACCCTCAGTTTCCCCAAATTCCAGACCCTGTTAATCCTGCACCCactgcccctcctcctccccctcctcaacCTCCAACTCAGGGGCAGATTGCTCAGCTTCCTGAATATCCCTATTACCCTTATCCTGGATTCCACCACCCCCAGCTTCCCCAGGTGTACCCTCCTGGTCCACAACCTGCCCGTCCCACTCAACCCACTCCTGGCAGTCCTCCTGGGCCCCAGCCTCAGCAGCAGTTCCTCACTACTGTTCCTCCAGCTACTCGGCCACCCAAACCTCCACAAAGTCCCTATTACCCTCAGTATTATCTGCAGATACCTCACTATCCTGCACCCACTGCAGCACCAGTGACCCAAAcacctgctgcttttaaaaCTATTCCTCAGGAACCTCAGAAACCAGTGGCTCCACAAGCCACCTCCCCCCCTTACAGTCACAGGATTTGTGGTTATTACCCTTATCCCTATTACCACCCTTTCTATCCGCCACACTATCCTCTACCTTACCCCCCTGTACACCAGTCTCCAGAGACTACCACCACCACACGTTCCACAGCGTCTACCCCAACTCGGCCCACTCCACAGATCCCCCACCACAAGTGTCTGATGGAGCGGATGGTTGTCTTCCTGCCTTTTGCTCACCCAGGCTCCAtccaggtcagag ACCAAATGAAGACATGGCTGTTCCTCTCCAATGTGTCTCCACTGTGTGGGTACATGCTACAGATGGCTGAGGGCTCCATGGTAATCCTTCACtctcctctgcctgcctgccacaGCCAGCCACGG ACTCCCACGACCATTTCCCTATCTCTGAGGTTTTGGGACCTTTCTATAGCACAGTACAGAACTCTAGACCTGCAATGCCCGTATTCAACTATCCCTAAAACTCCTGCACCAGTTATCCCATCAGCGTCCACTACCCCACCCAGCACCACGCAGGGCAAGATCAGCCCCTCTGTTGTCCCAAAACCTGAGGTCTTCTGCTCCTCCCACCAGATGACTGTGGAGCTCCCCTCTGGTCCTATCTCTGGAATTGTTGTTAaag ACATCAAAGGGAACCAGATGAATCTCCCGGATCACCCAAAGTACTGTGGGTATTCTGTAAGAGAAGGCAAAGCTGGCAAAATCTATTTGCGTGTCCAGTTACACTCTCACTGCCACATGATTGTGCAG GGTAAAATGTACATCACTGTGATCTACATGACAGTAAATGGGAGACAGGAGGCTCAGTTTTCTTGTCCAGTTCCCATCCCAGCATCTGTACAAG AGTGCAACCTTCCCCGCGAACAGCGTCTCCCCTGCGGACCCGGCTCTGTGTCCCAGCCACAGTGCCTCTCCATGGGCTGCTGCTTCAGTGAGCACCCCCCTGCCTGCTATTACCCCATGGATG AGTGCACTGTTGATCGACACTTTGTCTTCTCCGTGCCTGCCTCCCTCACGGATCCCTCTCTTTCCCCTGCCATGCTCGTCAGTGCCGGGAACTCCACCTGCAAACCCTGGAGAGTGACTCCTGACTACGCCTTGTTTAAGATACCAATGGATGGCTGTGGCACACGCAGAGTG ATGGTGGGGAAAACTGTGATTTACATGGTGGAGGTCATCAACAAGGTTCAGGCAATCAGCCTCAACCATGGCACCATAACAAGGGATTCTCCTGTCAG GTTGTTAGTGGAGTGCAGGTATCTGCCAAGCCCTGTTCTGAGTGTGAGCTACTTGGTTAAAACTCCCACTCTGGGACCTGCAGTTCAAACCCAGGGGGTGTTTGGAGTCCAACTCAGGATTGCCAAAG ATGCCCAGTACAGCAGCTACTACCCTCAGTATCACCAGCCCCTGCAGATGCTGCTGGGGAAACCCCTCTACCTGGAAGTGCGGCTGCTCAACACCCCGGATCCCAGTTTGGTGCTGCTGGTACACTTCTGCGTGGCCTACCCCCGCTCTGGAAAGGCTGTGTGGCTGCTGCTTTACAACGG ATGTCCCAACCCCTTGGACCCAGCCCCGGAGCAGGCTGTGCTGTTAAATCCTAGACCGCCCTCTCCCCAGGCTCAGACCCGCCGCTTCACCATCAGCACCTTCCAGTTCCTTCCTGATGGTGATTTCAAGGACCTGGATGAGGAG ATCTACTTCATGTGTTCCACTGAAATCTGCTCGCCACATGATGGGCCTTGTGTCGAGGGATGCTTTGGCCAGTGA
- the emp1 gene encoding epithelial membrane protein 1, which translates to MLMLSGIVVLHITAVILLLVATIDNAWWITDTVSTDLWGHWELTGLMWHYTNLKNYPEKYLQTIQATSVLACVFSILALFMFVAQLFTLPKGQRFTVTGILQLVACLCIMIAASIYTAEIHTDENRGGYGHSYVLAWISFVLTFILAITYLVLRKKSE; encoded by the exons ATGTTGATGCTTTCTGGAATCGTCGTTCTGCACATAACCGCCGTCATCCTGCTTCTGGTGGCCACCATTGATAAT GCCTGGTGGATCACTGATACAGTGTCAACTGACTTGTGGGGCCATTGGGAGTTGACAGGCTTAATGTGGCATTACACCAACCTGAAAAACTACCCAGAGA AGTATCTCCAGACGATTCAGGCCACATCAGTGCTGGCCTGTGTTTTTTCCATTCTGGccttgtttatgtttgtggCTCAGCTGTTCACCCTGCCCAAAGGCCAGAGGTTCACCGTCACTGGCATTTTACAGCTAGTCGCAT GCCTGTGTATAATGATCGCAGCCTCAATCTACACTGCCGAGATTCACACTGACGAAAACAGAGGAGGGTACGGGCACTCCTATGTCCTGGCCTGGATCTCTTTTGTCCTCACCTTCATCTTAGCGATCACCTACCTCGTCCTGCGGAAGAAGAGCGAGTGA